Proteins encoded in a region of the Dethiosulfovibrio russensis genome:
- a CDS encoding ArsR/SmtB family transcription factor, producing MADKDRTVAVFKALAHPLRLEIVRRLGGGEVCACEIARWFESDRTTVSKHLAVLRDAEVLKDRREGQKILYSIALPCVFDMIKCVDSNRCAPICPKGGCRDDS from the coding sequence ATGGCAGATAAGGACCGGACCGTCGCCGTGTTTAAGGCCTTGGCCCATCCCCTCAGGCTGGAGATAGTCAGGAGGCTGGGCGGGGGAGAGGTTTGCGCTTGCGAGATAGCCCGGTGGTTCGAGTCGGATAGAACCACGGTCAGCAAGCATCTGGCTGTGTTGAGGGATGCAGAGGTACTGAAGGATCGCAGGGAGGGACAGAAGATCCTCTATTCCATAGCTTTGCCCTGCGTCTTCGACATGATAAAGTGCGTCGACTCCAATCGATGCGCGCCTATTTGTCCTAAAGGAGGTTGTCGAGATGACAGTTAA
- a CDS encoding polysaccharide deacetylase family protein — MRFLSRILKTLLVTSATALLAISAHAASEPPSDMDWGMDLPGIFKGIETDEKVLALTFDACGKSSYSEEERDYDEELIAFLRKDGIPATLFVNERWIKAHPDEFASLAEDPLFEIGNHGTRHVPLSLTGRSAYGIAGTKNREEVISEVKTCGDTIESSTGKKPRFFRAGTAHYDRASVKIVTELGYVVAGFSVNGDGGATFSTDRVRDSVSSVRPGGVVLCHMNHPESGTAKGVRAAVENLTKRGFRFLTLSELYDMQR, encoded by the coding sequence ATGAGATTCCTCTCCAGGATTCTGAAAACCCTCCTGGTGACCTCGGCGACGGCCCTCCTGGCTATATCGGCTCATGCGGCATCGGAACCGCCCTCGGATATGGACTGGGGCATGGATCTGCCGGGAATATTTAAGGGTATAGAGACCGACGAAAAGGTCCTGGCCCTCACCTTCGACGCCTGCGGCAAGAGCTCCTACAGCGAAGAAGAAAGGGACTACGACGAAGAGCTCATCGCCTTTTTGAGGAAAGACGGTATACCGGCGACCCTCTTCGTAAACGAGCGATGGATCAAGGCCCATCCGGACGAGTTCGCGTCCCTGGCGGAAGACCCCCTATTCGAGATAGGCAACCACGGGACCAGACACGTGCCTCTTTCCCTGACGGGAAGATCGGCCTACGGCATAGCAGGGACCAAAAATCGGGAAGAGGTGATCTCAGAGGTAAAGACCTGCGGGGACACCATCGAGAGTTCGACAGGGAAGAAACCTCGATTCTTCCGGGCCGGAACGGCCCACTACGACAGGGCCTCGGTGAAGATCGTAACGGAGCTGGGATACGTCGTGGCAGGTTTCTCCGTCAACGGCGACGGAGGGGCGACTTTCTCCACCGATCGGGTCAGAGACAGCGTATCGTCGGTCCGGCCCGGCGGAGTGGTGCTCTGCCACATGAATCACCCCGAGTCCGGCACCGCCAAGGGAGTTCGCGCCGCCGTGGAGAATCTAACCAAAAGAGGCTTCCGCTTCCTAACGTTGAGTGAGCTTTACGACATGCAAAGATAG
- a CDS encoding M20 metallopeptidase family protein → MSVSNSFKDHASDIERKITDWYRHLHRYPELSFKEIETSRWIAERLEEMGIDDVRVGCGDFPSGVVAEIGKEGPTVALRADMDALPVVEDTGLPFESENVGVMHACGHDAHMAILLGAAEILSSRKDSLPGRIRLVFQPSEEASVPQSGADAMVDSGVLDGVDGIFGLHVWQPLESGILGWSDGPLMGSSDFWKVSIEGKGGHGAMPHQTADPTVAAGAFLMALQTIASRQTDPLDSVVVSVGNLRAGEAFNVIPDVVTIEGTARTLSREIRDELPGRIETLAVNTAQAFGCGAKLEYLKNLPPVINDGEMGRRISEVASGLFGEDRVRKIRPTMASEDFSFYLEKVPGAFVFLGMGGEGGADWPHHHPKFRVNESVLADGVSLLSSVAWDFLNKRD, encoded by the coding sequence TTGTCCGTTTCGAATTCGTTTAAAGATCATGCCAGCGATATAGAGAGAAAGATAACAGACTGGTATCGTCATCTGCACAGATATCCGGAGCTTTCCTTCAAGGAGATTGAGACGAGCCGTTGGATAGCAGAGAGGCTGGAGGAGATGGGAATCGACGACGTCCGAGTAGGGTGCGGCGATTTTCCCTCCGGCGTAGTGGCCGAGATAGGGAAAGAAGGGCCAACCGTGGCACTCAGGGCCGATATGGACGCCCTTCCGGTAGTCGAGGATACCGGGCTTCCTTTCGAGTCGGAGAACGTAGGGGTGATGCACGCCTGCGGACACGACGCCCATATGGCCATATTGCTCGGTGCCGCCGAGATACTTTCGTCGAGGAAAGACTCGCTTCCCGGTCGGATTCGACTCGTCTTTCAGCCGTCGGAGGAGGCCTCGGTGCCTCAATCCGGTGCGGATGCCATGGTGGATTCCGGTGTCCTGGATGGAGTCGACGGCATATTCGGTCTTCACGTCTGGCAGCCTCTGGAGTCTGGGATCCTTGGATGGTCGGACGGCCCTCTCATGGGGTCCTCCGATTTCTGGAAGGTCTCCATCGAGGGTAAGGGAGGTCACGGCGCCATGCCCCATCAGACGGCGGATCCTACAGTGGCCGCCGGAGCTTTCCTCATGGCGTTGCAGACCATCGCCAGCCGTCAGACCGACCCTCTCGACAGCGTGGTGGTCAGCGTGGGGAACCTGAGAGCGGGAGAGGCGTTCAACGTGATTCCCGACGTAGTGACGATCGAGGGAACTGCCAGGACCCTCTCTAGGGAGATAAGGGACGAGCTGCCGGGAAGGATCGAGACACTGGCGGTAAACACCGCTCAAGCCTTTGGATGCGGTGCGAAGCTGGAATATCTCAAAAACCTGCCTCCGGTCATAAACGACGGGGAAATGGGCCGGCGGATTTCCGAGGTCGCTTCGGGGCTCTTCGGGGAGGACAGGGTGAGAAAGATCCGTCCGACCATGGCGTCGGAGGACTTTAGTTTCTATCTCGAGAAGGTGCCGGGGGCCTTCGTCTTCCTGGGGATGGGAGGCGAAGGAGGAGCGGACTGGCCTCATCATCATCCGAAGTTCAGGGTGAACGAGTCGGTCCTGGCCGACGGAGTCTCTCTTCTCTCGTCGGTGGCGTGGGATTTTTTGAATAAAAGAGATTGA
- a CDS encoding AAA family ATPase, whose amino-acid sequence MIKKISMKNIGPSPSMELEFGERLNLITGDNGLGKSFLLDIAWWAMTRSWPGEVNPKLSIGKIALPTIKKETATIRCSFSGRTNDVQTSFEYDAKSESWRVPRGRPGMPGLVFYAMVDGSFAVWDPARNYWKERGQPQERERPSAYIFSPKEVWDGLERDDGTWLCNGLIRDWAGWQKEKGRPFEILKSVLKELSPVSGERLEPGKLTRISLDDVRDMPTIRMPYEQDVPVVHCSSGMKRIIALAYFLVWCWEEHLKAKELLGEEPELNAIFLVDEVESHLHPKWQRTILRSIMDVMERLNTEAKTQIIAVTHSPLIMASAETLFDPEKDAWFDLDMKDGAVTLEKREFLRQGDISDWLTSQAFDLKSGYSLEAENAMEEASRLLSDETMDKNRAREIYDRLKTVLSDTDPFWIRWNFVADKKGWFR is encoded by the coding sequence GTGATAAAAAAAATATCCATGAAAAACATAGGCCCATCTCCCTCCATGGAACTCGAATTCGGAGAAAGGCTGAACTTAATCACCGGTGATAACGGCCTCGGAAAAAGCTTTCTTTTGGATATCGCTTGGTGGGCGATGACTCGAAGCTGGCCGGGGGAAGTCAATCCTAAATTATCGATCGGCAAGATAGCCCTTCCTACGATAAAAAAGGAAACAGCAACCATAAGATGCTCCTTTTCAGGAAGAACCAATGACGTTCAGACAAGCTTCGAGTACGACGCAAAATCTGAAAGCTGGCGAGTTCCACGAGGCAGACCAGGAATGCCGGGACTTGTCTTCTACGCAATGGTGGACGGTAGTTTCGCTGTCTGGGATCCGGCCAGAAACTACTGGAAGGAGAGAGGACAGCCACAGGAGAGAGAGCGTCCGTCCGCTTACATATTCAGCCCCAAAGAGGTATGGGACGGACTGGAGAGAGACGACGGGACCTGGCTTTGCAACGGATTGATACGGGATTGGGCCGGATGGCAAAAGGAAAAGGGACGCCCTTTCGAAATTTTAAAATCCGTCTTGAAAGAGCTCTCACCGGTATCGGGCGAAAGACTTGAACCGGGCAAGCTTACCAGGATAAGCCTGGACGACGTCCGAGACATGCCAACCATAAGGATGCCCTACGAGCAGGATGTCCCCGTAGTACATTGTTCCTCCGGTATGAAAAGGATCATAGCTCTGGCCTACTTCCTGGTATGGTGCTGGGAAGAGCATTTAAAGGCGAAAGAGCTTTTAGGAGAAGAGCCGGAACTCAACGCCATCTTTCTGGTGGACGAAGTTGAGTCTCACCTTCACCCAAAATGGCAGAGGACTATTTTAAGATCTATAATGGACGTAATGGAAAGGTTAAACACCGAAGCCAAGACGCAGATCATCGCGGTAACCCACTCGCCTCTAATAATGGCCTCGGCGGAAACCCTGTTCGACCCCGAAAAAGACGCATGGTTCGATCTGGACATGAAAGACGGCGCAGTAACGTTGGAGAAAAGAGAATTCCTACGCCAGGGAGACATATCCGACTGGCTAACAAGCCAGGCCTTCGACCTCAAATCCGGATACTCGCTCGAGGCGGAAAATGCTATGGAAGAGGCGTCTCGTCTTTTAAGCGACGAGACTATGGACAAAAATAGGGCAAGGGAAATATACGACCGTCTTAAAACCGTTCTGTCGGACACCGATCCTTTCTGGATTCGTTGGAACTTCGTGGCGGATAAAAAAGGATGGTTTCGATGA
- a CDS encoding YfcC family protein encodes MEKKRWYHKIPNPYVLLFMIIVVAGIMTYIVPAGEFDRAQVGTRMGVVAGTYHHVEQSPVGFFDLFKALPMGMVKAASIIFITLISGALFNLLNATGALENAVGVIVRRIGVNKSNRLIWLMTFVFGFLGATVGFENNIALVPIAVLVALAFGGDLMVGAGMAVAGIGVGFATSPINPYTVGVGAVIADLPMFSGALLRTGFCLASLALVAHHTCRYLGKIKKNPSASLVAGIGTDGLSLTHPIEEYSLCGKDKIVLTSFVLGMATILFGVFTWGWYITEISAVFIIMAVVAGLLAGMNSDEIIAKMVKGAGDIVGGALIIGVARGIQVILDAGHIGDTIVQTLAAPLADLPVTLSAILMTMVHSVINFFIPSGSGQAMATLPIMIPLSDLIGMTRQTAILAFQVGDGVMNLLVPTLGGLLAMIALARVPFDRWFRFAFPLALKILVMSWFFLALAVAINWGPA; translated from the coding sequence GTGGAGAAAAAGCGTTGGTATCATAAAATACCCAATCCGTATGTCCTTCTTTTCATGATTATAGTAGTGGCAGGGATAATGACCTACATCGTTCCGGCCGGGGAGTTCGATAGGGCCCAGGTGGGTACCCGTATGGGAGTGGTCGCCGGTACCTATCATCACGTGGAGCAGTCTCCAGTCGGCTTTTTCGACCTTTTCAAGGCCCTTCCCATGGGGATGGTCAAGGCTGCCAGCATCATATTCATCACCCTTATCTCCGGGGCCCTTTTCAATTTGCTTAACGCCACAGGGGCTTTGGAGAATGCCGTGGGAGTGATAGTCCGTCGCATAGGGGTTAACAAGAGCAATCGCCTCATATGGCTTATGACCTTTGTGTTCGGATTTCTAGGCGCTACGGTGGGTTTTGAGAACAACATCGCTCTGGTTCCTATCGCCGTTTTGGTGGCCCTGGCCTTCGGCGGAGATCTCATGGTCGGTGCGGGAATGGCCGTCGCAGGTATCGGGGTAGGATTCGCCACGTCGCCTATAAATCCCTACACCGTAGGTGTAGGAGCTGTTATAGCCGATCTCCCCATGTTCTCCGGAGCCTTGCTGAGGACCGGTTTCTGCCTGGCGAGTCTGGCTTTGGTGGCCCATCATACCTGTAGATATCTGGGCAAGATAAAGAAGAATCCCTCCGCCAGTTTGGTAGCGGGGATCGGCACTGATGGACTTTCGTTGACCCATCCCATAGAGGAATATTCCCTCTGCGGAAAGGACAAGATCGTCCTGACCTCCTTTGTTTTGGGGATGGCTACCATCCTGTTCGGCGTGTTCACCTGGGGATGGTATATCACCGAGATTTCGGCGGTCTTCATAATAATGGCGGTTGTGGCCGGGCTTTTGGCCGGTATGAACTCGGACGAGATTATAGCCAAGATGGTAAAGGGAGCGGGCGACATAGTGGGAGGAGCCTTGATCATAGGCGTGGCCAGAGGAATTCAGGTCATACTGGATGCCGGTCATATAGGCGATACCATAGTACAGACTCTGGCGGCGCCGCTCGCCGATCTTCCTGTCACCCTCTCTGCCATATTGATGACGATGGTCCACAGCGTAATCAATTTCTTCATCCCCTCCGGCAGCGGACAGGCAATGGCTACCCTGCCCATAATGATCCCCCTCAGCGACCTCATAGGTATGACCAGACAGACCGCCATACTTGCTTTCCAGGTGGGAGACGGAGTGATGAACCTGTTGGTCCCGACGTTGGGCGGACTTCTCGCCATGATCGCTTTGGCCAGGGTTCCCTTCGATCGCTGGTTCCGTTTCGCCTTCCCTCTGGCCCTGAAGATACTCGTCATGAGCTGGTTCTTCCTGGCTCTAGCCGTGGCGATAAACTGGGGTCCGGCGTAA
- the ybaK gene encoding Cys-tRNA(Pro) deacylase: MKGNKKTNAVRELERLGISVEVLEYEVDEEDLSAVAAASKVNLPIERVFKTLVARGDDPKRDIVMACIPGASELDLKKLAILSGNKKMEMVHLKELLPLTGYVRGGCSPVGAKKGYPVYLDESAIGHETVAVSAGQRGLQMILSPEDLIKATDATVGRLTR; the protein is encoded by the coding sequence ATGAAGGGGAACAAAAAAACCAACGCCGTAAGGGAACTGGAGAGGCTGGGGATTTCCGTGGAGGTCCTGGAATACGAGGTGGACGAGGAAGACCTAAGCGCCGTAGCGGCGGCGAGCAAGGTGAACTTACCGATCGAGAGGGTATTCAAGACCCTGGTGGCCCGGGGAGACGACCCCAAGAGGGATATCGTGATGGCCTGTATCCCTGGAGCCTCGGAGCTGGACCTGAAAAAACTGGCAATACTGAGCGGGAACAAGAAAATGGAGATGGTCCACCTGAAGGAGCTGCTGCCTCTGACGGGCTACGTGCGCGGAGGCTGCTCCCCGGTAGGTGCGAAGAAAGGCTACCCGGTCTACCTGGACGAGAGCGCCATAGGACACGAGACAGTAGCGGTAAGCGCCGGTCAGAGGGGGCTTCAGATGATACTGTCCCCGGAGGACCTGATAAAGGCCACCGACGCCACGGTGGGGAGGCTCACCAGATGA
- a CDS encoding IclR family transcriptional regulator, with amino-acid sequence MSNGLTGKVMKLLEILFLAGGTMDLKELSERSDIPKSTVHRILTSLGKDRWVIQDPRTRLYRLGPRMMIFAKERQIRQELVRQSDIPMRDLVKEAGETTVLAVPDGEVARCVHIVETPKAIKFSFSVGGELPIYAGAMGKILLAYCQETFREWMLDQSLRPFTENTLIDSIKLREELTAIRERGYSISIEEINPGGMAIGAPVLSSRGDLIAGLILSGPRFKFEDKSGDLVIPVMETAKRIERNLA; translated from the coding sequence ATGTCCAACGGACTGACGGGAAAGGTCATGAAGCTTCTCGAGATCCTCTTTCTAGCCGGAGGAACCATGGACCTGAAGGAGCTATCGGAAAGAAGCGACATACCGAAGAGCACGGTGCACCGCATATTGACGTCCCTAGGAAAAGACAGATGGGTAATCCAGGACCCCAGGACCAGACTCTACCGCCTCGGACCGAGGATGATGATCTTCGCGAAGGAACGTCAGATAAGACAGGAACTTGTCAGGCAGAGCGATATCCCTATGAGGGATCTGGTCAAGGAGGCAGGAGAGACCACGGTCCTGGCCGTACCGGATGGCGAGGTGGCTCGATGCGTCCATATAGTGGAGACCCCCAAGGCGATAAAGTTTTCCTTCTCGGTGGGAGGAGAGCTGCCCATATACGCCGGAGCGATGGGAAAGATCCTCCTGGCCTACTGTCAAGAGACCTTCAGAGAGTGGATGCTCGATCAGTCTCTAAGACCTTTTACGGAAAACACCCTAATAGACTCAATAAAGCTGAGGGAGGAGCTGACGGCTATTAGAGAGAGAGGTTATTCCATCAGCATCGAGGAGATAAATCCTGGAGGGATGGCCATAGGAGCTCCTGTATTGTCTTCGAGGGGAGACCTCATAGCTGGACTCATCCTCTCGGGACCGAGATTCAAGTTCGAGGATAAAAGCGGAGATCTCGTGATCCCGGTAATGGAGACGGCCAAGAGGATAGAGAGGAATCTGGCATAG